From the Fusarium keratoplasticum isolate Fu6.1 chromosome 14, whole genome shotgun sequence genome, the window TGAAGCTAGTGTGTCTGACCCTACCTACCAGCCCCTTTCGCGGCATGAACTTCTGCAGTATTGAGGCTATGGCATCCCCCAGGTCCCCTCAAAGCTCAGGCGGGCGGTGGCGTACCCAACCATATTCTTCCTCCGAATCCTTGGAGTGTGGGAACAGTATGACCAAAGGAAGACTCCATATGCATTATGCGAGTAACAAGGCACACTCGGATCAGTGACGGTCGGAACCCTGGTTTCCGGCGAAGCTGGTTGGTATGTCAGGGAATTAACCTCGTGTCCAGGTCAATCCAGCAAAGAACCAATGACTATGACTAGGTCTTGTGCACCACATCTAGGCTTTTTCTTCTGGTGCTTCAGTAATTGGCAAGACAGACTCAAGGAGAGGGGCGGATCTGCCTCCAGCCAGAAAGCGGAAACACTCATTCGTTCATGATCACCAGCCAGCAGGCATCTTCAATAGGTTGGGTCAATCATCAAGTGTCGAGTAATCAGTGAGTGGGTTGGGTTTGGCTTGCGAGATGTAAGGATTAGAGACACGATGTTACTGTGGCAAATTGATATCGGGTGCTTGTTTCCTTTTCGCCATCTTGAAGGAGATCTCCGTTCTAGCATTAATCGGTCTTCGCCGTAACTGCTCCACTCTAAATGGGATGTCAAGCCTGCTGGTATTACAGGATCTACACGGAGCCGCTGTCTCTATCTAATTGGCCGATGGGGTCTTTCTTGACATCTCGGCAAGAGTTGAGACAGCCTAACAGGTTCTTCTACCAATTATAAGTTAGAGATGAGAGACTGGTAATATGAATCGAAGAATTACGTAGCCGCATTGGTATCTGACTAGAGAAAGCATCTGGCCCATCCGCAGCACCGCATTGGTGGAATACGACCCCACTACAAACAGTTTTGTGACTATCTATTCACAAAACGACTTAATTCTCCCAGCTATCTTGCGCATAAGGAGATGAAGTGGCAGAGTCAACAATCCCATCGGCGGAAAGCCAGCATCTGAGGGATGTTAGTGAGGCACATTCTTACAGGGACACCAAACTGGGCTCTGACCGCTCAGTTCCTTGCTCAGCCCACCTCAGCTCCTGGTCTCGAATCCTCAGCCCCCCTCAGCGGCAGCTCAGCTTAAAGCGGCAGGAACTCAGCTCTAGGAACAGAAACGGAACTTGGTGTGCTTGAGTTTCGTCTCCGAGTTAAATAGTATTCAGGCCTTAGATAACTGCTGCGATTATTACAACGTTCCGTGGTGGCAATGGGCTGCACACTTCACCATAACACGGTCCCTCTTGTGTACCTTGGGTCGAGAATATGTTTCCAAAACATGTCGAGGTAGCTTGCTGCCTGTGTTGATGCTGCCGTAACCCTCGACGTCATCCAAAGCATCACCGATGGTCACGTACCTCAAGCGAGTGTACTCTTGTGGCAGTGCCACAATTTGTTTACCCTCCCATCTCTTAATGATGGAAACGTGGTATGACTGCTTTCATACGTGTTTTACATGGACAGGCTGTAAGCAGTGAACCCTTGCAACCGGCTTTGTTTTGCTGGAAGAGAACCAAAGTGTCGTTTAAGTTATTCAACCTCATTACAAACCCAGCGGGCGGATCCAGGCAATCCAGCAAGAGAAATACAGTTATCAACAcaatcaagtcatcatgtACAATGCCTTTCAACGCAATATTCAATATCAAATAAGCTCTACAGACGCTTCCGCGCTCAACACTCTGCCTCAACGAACCTTGATTCATCGAGAACACTGCGTTCTGTAGGGGTCGCCATTGACCAAAGAGTCATGATGATCGGAACTCGGTTTACACTCACATAGGGACCACCTCGGTAACCTGAGATGGTGTGTTTGGCATTGTTGAGACTGCTAGGCATAAGAATCGAAACTCAACTGCTAACACTCACAGCACAGCAAGACAGGATGTACCACTTATCTCATTCAACGGCAAGACAGCTATTTATTCAATATCTAGTGTTCGGAAACTGCGCCTCTTCATCCACATCTGTATCGCGCGCTGCATCTGCTCGGTGAAGCCATAAGTCAGGGCGTTAACCATCCCAACGAACTGAGTACAGGCCTGCAACGACGTGAGCCATTGTGGCGATGTACCCACCGACTCAGCCAAGCGGTTCGCCATGCCAGGAATCCAGAGGATAATGTACGCAATCGGATATCCATTCAACAGAAGCATTCTCTTTAGGTTAGGCGATGCCAGCGCATTCCTAGATGGCTCCACATTGTTCGAGGATTGCTGGGTTGTATCTGTGTAGGGGATCTctgttggaggaggctggtcTCTTGGGGAAGCGGACCACTGTGATTTCCCAATGTTTGAACCCTCTTCACGCTGGTCTCCTTTGGATATTGGCTGAGATTGCAACTCATACGAGGCTTCAACAGTTGTAGTGATCCAGATCCGGCGGCTATCGGACGGCTCTGTGGTATCTGGTTCACTCCGAGACCGGTTACCAGCTAAATCTTGGCCAGCTGCAGACGAACTAAGGTCAaccttgaggctgctgaaCAGACGTCGGAGCTTGATGTAGATAAAGGTGTAGATTGATATCGTGGCCAGGAAAATGGCGATGCGCCAAGCGTGCGTGAGGCCGTAGCgaaggccaagatgctgCGATTGTATCCAACACCAGTTGCCGCTTACAGGCCCATATGtaccgagaccaaggccaacaaAGCCTGCTTGTTCAGTAAGAGTTCAGTGATCAAGGCCTCAGTAACGCTTACTGGTGATTGTACCGGGAATCCACGGCAAGATACACACAATTGTGGTCATGGCTCTTGATGAATCGCTAAGAAACTGTTGCCTTTGAACCACCAGTAACACCGACActgagatgatgagaataTTGAAGTCGATGGCTTGTACAGAGAACTGGCCGATCCACGCGTTGGCGAGGCATCCAGTGCTCGGGGAGGCCCCTGGGTCCGCATAGCCATTTTTGAGTACAAGGATGCCAGACACAGTATTATTTAAACTGTTTATGAAGTCTTGAGATATTTACATCAGTACCGTCTCGCTTAACTATTGTTGGGCGACCTACCTGCAACAAGCAGATTTACTATTAGAGCATGTCGGAAATGCCGCCGTTGCGGGGGAACAATTGTGTGAAGGCAGAGAGCGAGGAAGCTAGTTGTACAAGAGAGTAATGACCCAACCAAAGTAGGCACCGAGATGGATAGATTTACTGGGAGGTTGGCCATTGTGATGGAAGGTGAAGAGCGAGACGCCCGGCGACAGGGCGGTACGTAGGCTATGTGCTATTTGAGAAATTAGAGGGCGTTGAGAATGATTATTAAGCCGCGCGGTACGCTGAACACCCCCAAAGGCGATGCTAAAACAGGGAATATTCCATATAATACTATCAGAGGCGGGATTAATGTTAGCAGGCCAAGTGCTTGAATGAAGGCGTGGGGGCAAGGGATCCAGGATTACATGTCACTTTGAGCGGGTCTAAACCACAATATAAGGTTTGTCTTCACCTGTTGGTTAAACGTGTAAGGTTTCATGCCTACTATAACACAGACGGTATAACTATTGTCCCGGTAGATCCTGCTACGCTGCTTTACCACCTACCCTTTGGAGAGAGTAGACACCGAAACCTAATTAGTGGCCTACTCCCAAAGAAATGCACCATGACCAATTAGCATTGAGGCTCCTCCCATGTTTTCCGTCAAAGAGTTGGAAGAAAGCTTGATATCCTTTGTGAAGCTGAAACCTACCTGACGCGGAGTTTATTTTAGCAGAAATGCCCCTGTCCCGGTGAGATGGACTCCAGCAAGATCTGTTACCCGGCCTTTCGGAACTTCCGGCTTACGAAGCCTGTGACACATGCACGGCCCTGAAGGCACGCTGTCACAGATGCCGAGGTATATACAGTAATAGGGTAAGCCGGATGCCATAGACCCGGAGATTGAAAAAAGAGTGCATTTTTCAGCCTGTGATACATACTACGTGCTGCTACCATATTTTGCTTGTTGCTCTACGTGGATGATAACCAGCCCATCTAACAACTTCCATAGGTAATAGCAACAATGTCCTTCTCCATGAGTGTAAGTTACACTATCACTACGTTTAGTTCTCAGTAACTTTGGTCCAATCAAAGATGGGACCACACCTTCTTTGGTGCTCCATCAGGATCCCAGTAGGGGCTTGAAAGGCTATCATAAGCAATATTCAAGTCATTAGATACCGCTACTATGTTAAGGGCTCTGTCCGGGATTTCCCCAAGAAGACAACCAAAGATACTTTGAAGTGAAGGGGAAGGTGACTGTGCATATTGGGTTCCTCAGCTGCTGTCTGGTGCTCCGATTGGCTCAACAACCTGTGCTGATTGGTCACCAGCCCAGGGAAAGGACCATAAGACGGCCTCGCGGTAATTTATGAGCTGACAATTTTGCCGAAACTAGCAACTCGGTTATTAGCGTAGATAAAATAGCCAAGGCAGAACTTGATCTTACTCTCATCTTGGACACATCGAGATCTACCACCGAGACACCATCATGGATACTTGGAACAGTGCTATCCTATCCTCACTTTACAGCCCTCTCCTTGGCGATAATCCCCCCAGAGTTCTCCGCCTCGAACCAGGTGCACGCTCTTCGCCCATCATCTGCCAGCTCATCTCGACGCATCTCGACGCCACCGACAATGTATTCATTGCAACGTCCTACACATGGGGTTCTCTTGAAGACCCGCAACAGATCCGATGCAATGGCTGCACCATGACGGTCCAAGAAAACGCCTTCGACCCTCCTTTTGTATACGAGGCGGTTCGCGGCGACGGATCCTCGAGACGAGATCTTTGCGCTTTCCGGTCTCCATCTGGCAGGCGCTGCGTTAcgtgatgacgatgattgGGTCCCGAAAGCGGACTATATCATTCTATGGGAGGTTCTCTATACTAACGTCACACTACGCAACCTCGAAAAGGGTAGGCTGAATACACTGTCTATTGCCGGGAAGGCTCGCCAGCCGCGAGACTGGATCCTTCCCTCGTGAGTCCCTGATTATAGACAGTTCAACCCTGAAACGCAGGTTAGCATGGCTGAGTTGGTTAGCCACAACGAGTGGATGGCTGCCGGGCCTTGCGATTCAACCGGTCAAGGATTGCATCCAAACAGACCACTCATGGCCAAGAAACATCAACTACCTGCCAATCAGCGGCGACTCATTAAGCAAGATGTGATGTCCCCTGAGCTGCACCGGTCAAACCGTGGAGTCAAGAATATCTTCCAAACGTCCATAAGTCTTGCTGGCTTAATGATGGACGAGATTCCTTACGTGGGAAGCACCATATCAAGGACTTGTTGACATTAAGTACACCATCGACAACTGGGGTTCTTGGCTCAGCTGGCTTAACCAGGATGACAGCGACCTTAACAGTGTAAGTCAAGGCACGCCCGTACTGAACAGGGCAATCCAAAACTCTGGTATCTTCCGGGGCTTCCGCTTTGCCGTTACAAAGCTGGCTACTTCTGCCTCGTCCCCAGCATCACACAGGTCAAAGACCAAGTCGCCGTTCTAACAGGGTACATAGCCACCATCGCGCTCCGCCCTTAGCAGGCCAACGAGTACTTCAAGCTCCTAGGAGACGCGTACGTCCACGGATTGATGGTCAATGAGGCTCCGTGCATCGTGTTAGAGCTTGACTGCAAGGCTGATCCGACGGATGAGCAACGGGAGAGGATATTGCGAGATTCGAAGCGGAATAACGGTGAAGCATGGGGATTAGAGACTACACGCCCATTCTGGATACGTTGGGGAAACGACGAATCAATTTTGTTTAGCATATCTCACTACTAGCCAGTTAAAAGCTCCTGGGTCTTAACCCGTAGTCTTCAACTGGACTTACCCCTCTATTTTGTAGGCCATCTTAGTTGGCTTTTAATGGTTTGTATCAGCATGCTGGACGGTGCGTTTACCTCCATATCAGTGTTTGTCCAACCCCACCAAATTTAGATATTCATTGGTTCCCCAGCTTCCACAAGAGGTGTAGATCGTCGCGGTAATGCTACCTCGCATGGGGATCGAGGAATCGTCCTTGTCTATGCAATGTGCCTATAGAGCGACCTAAGCATCGGCAATGCTCCAAGAATGGAAGCTATTAGTTGACAGACCCCACTCGCCAAGAGGGCAAGTTCGTGACAAGGTCGTATTCAGTGTCCAATACAGCAGATTCGCCCGCAATACGAGGTCATCGATAAGGAAGCggggcttgaccttgtccatAGGGTTTTATAAGCTGAAGACCGCGTGCTTTTGCTACCTCATTTATTTCCATCGTTATCGTCATCATTTTATTTCACAAAGGTCTGACTCCACGATGCTTGGTGTGGCATTGtttggcctcctccttggtgctGTTACCACTGCTGAGCAGACAGCCCCTCGTGGTTATGGATGCCTGGTTTCCGACAAAGGCCTAGACAGGCATATCGGTACTCATTCCAAGTTGCTTGATCCTAGCCGCCGGAATTCCATCCCCAGCAGCTTCATCGTAGATGTCCACTTCCATATCGCCAGCAccgaggaagacgaagatCTCATTACCGAAGAAATAGTCGACGCCCAATGGAAGGTTCTGAGCGAATCCTTCTCCAAGTACGGCATCAACCTGGTGCTGAATTCGACAGAGCGGGTTGTCGACGATCTTGCAGGCCACTCGTTCCTCGTCTATGAGGGACCAGACAAAGGCTGGGTCAATTATGAgaaagaggaaagagaaTATTTCAAGAGTACTCGAAAGGGCGGCTATGACGCTCTGAACATTTACTTCTTCAGCAAATATTCACCTGGGGCCACGGGATACTGCACTTGGCCTACAACCCTGACCGAGGGCGACGACTTGACCCTGGGGTTAGACTCTTGTCAACTCAGTGCCATGACGATGCCGGGGTTTACTGTCGAACAAGGTGCATTCGAGGACTGGAACCTGGGTCATCTTACGGTTCATGAGGCTGGACACTGGTTTGGGCTGAACCACACGTTTACCGGTGGTTGCTCGGAGCCGGGTGACTTTGTCGGCGACACGCCTGCACAAGGGACACAGATATATGGATGTCCTGTTGGGTCGGATAGTTGTCCAGATCAGCCGGGTTTGGATCCTATCCATAACTTCATGGGATACACGAATGATAACTGGTGCGTTTTCCTATCTAAACCGTGCATGGTATTAAAAACATCGAGTCTTACATCTCTAGCACCACTGAGTTTACGGCCGGGCAAAAGGATCGCATGTTTGAGGTCTTCTTCAATTATAGACGGAAGTTGTAACTTGTAAATCTTGCGATTACCACTCTAGAGACAGGAAGAAGCATACACGTGTCATCTCATGAACATCGAGATATCTAGGCTGAGGGGGTGCGCCTCCATGAATGTTTTCACTGCATATCGTTGATAGCTAAATTAGTTACATTTGACGATTACGGTCGTACCTTTCTTGACAAACCCTGCATATACTAAACTTGGCTCTAGTCAATAAACCTTGCTAATATCGCAGATGACACTCTCTTGTAGAGTACTCCCGCCCAGATCAACTTTCGGCATCCCTCCCTCAAGTGGCCTGCTACAGCCAACTGAGCTCGAGACTCTCCAAAGACAGCTCCAGGCATGCAGACGCGAGCGATGAGCATGTATTCTCTAACAGCACGCCTCGTACCATGATGCAGCTGGCCAAGTGTATCAGTTTTGACTTCCATATAATCCTCTTACCTACATCAGTTCACTGCTTATAGACCGCCGAGCCCTTAAGATCCATCCCGGTCATCCAAAAG encodes:
- a CDS encoding Peptidase-M43 domain-containing protein: MLGVALFGLLLGAVTTAEQTAPRGYGCLVSDKGLDRHIGTHSKLLDPSRRNSIPSSFIVDVHFHIASTEEDEDLITEEIVDAQWKVLSESFSKYGINLVLNSTERVVDDLAGHSFLVYEGPDKGWVNYEKEEREYFKSTRKGGYDALNIYFFSKYSPGATGYCTWPTTLTEGDDLTLGLDSCQLSAMTMPGFTVEQGAFEDWNLGHLTVHEAGHWFGLNHTFTGGCSEPGDFVGDTPAQGTQIYGCPVGSDSCPDQPGLDPIHNFMGYTNDNCTTEFTAGQKDRMFEVFFNYRRKL